The following nucleotide sequence is from Hylaeus volcanicus isolate JK05 chromosome 3, UHH_iyHylVolc1.0_haploid, whole genome shotgun sequence.
CCGATAGAAGACATGACCTTTGTTAGAAAGTTTATGTTCAGACCTAACTCGTATTGGTTTGTGAGTGTACGTACGCCATGTACCTTATagcatttgaaattatttatttaacattactTTGCTAACactaactttttcattttgcagACAGACTATGTAAAATCCCACCTCCAGTCGTGCAGTTAATGCCAACTTTAGAGAACTCTAACTAGTTAAGTACTAACTAGCTGCAATATCTACTTTgttggaagaaaaataaataatgcttaattattaatatcctTATAATTAGTTGGTGTATCCAAATTTGTTCAATCAATCTTACTTTtgtaaaagatttatttatatcaatacAAGCATTGTATGCTTAATATAAGttctcattaatttttaatttactttagaCAGATGGTCTTTGGAAGAGTCCTTTTTCGTACATATACTTCCATTGTTCGCCGTTCGGATACGTATACTGTTCCAAGCAGTCGTCTTTGAATTTAGTCGAATATCCTGGAGCAGTGGGTGGCATGTAGCAAGCGTTCAGAACTCGTACAGGATGCTCGAAGTGCTCGTGTTGTTGGTCGACGAATTCGATCACGCGATTTTCAGTAGACGTGTTCAAACTAATGAAATCCCACATTTGGAGGTGTTGAACCATTTCACACAGACCTACTCCACCAGCGTGCGGACACACGGGAACTAGAAGAAGATAATATTGTTGCAGCTATTTGGTTCACCCTAACAGAAAATCCTATTTATCCAACTTACCTCTCATTTTCTTTGCCATGAAATAAACAGctaatatttcgttaattcCTCCTATCCTAGCCGAATCGATTTGACAATAACTAATTGCTTTTGCTTGTAGTAATTGTTTGAACATGACGCGATTTGCGCACATTTCACCAGTAGCGACACCGACGCCATACGGTTTTAATTCATTAGCGATCTTAGCGTGACCTAACACATCATCCGGAGATGTCGGTTCTTCGATCCACGTTGGTTTAAACTTCAATAGCTGTTTCACCCACTCTATCGATTCGTCGACATCCCAAATCTGATTCGCATCCAGCATCAACTTGTTTTCGTATCCTATCATGTCGCGTATCAATTGGCATCTCTTTATGTCGTCCTTCAAGTTCTGACCAACCTTTGCCTTGAAGGATGTAAAGCCAAGGTCTAGAAACTTTTTGCAAAGACTTTTAACTTTCTCGTCGCTGTATCCAAGCCAACCGACTTGCGTCGTGTACGCTGGATATCCgttcttttgtaaaaatttttcacGTTCCGCCTTTCCTCCTTCGTTATCTTTAAGCATCTGTAACGCTTCTTCCTTTGTGATAACGTCGGTACTACACGAAAGAGAAATGTTACGagtatcatatttatttaataaaatatttgaggCTTACCTCGGTAAATGTCAACCTCACGGTAACTTACATGTATCTGAAATCTATCGCAGAAACTAATTGCTCGGGAGTTAAATCGACCAGCAATTTCCAAACAGGTTTATTCTCAATTCGCGCCCATAAATCCCACAATGCGTTTATTATAGCCGCTGTGGCGAGATGAGTTACACCTTTTTCCGGTCCGATCTACGCTTTGTAACGTTTTTTATACGTATTGAAAACAGAAATCAACGTACGAAGAAATTTGTGTTATTATGTATTACCCATCTCAGCTGCGACTCGCTAGTCAATCTCCTCCAAAAGGATCCgaagttttcaaaaatgttattaacattttgacCTTGTACCAAGTACGACATTGATCTGCATGCTTGAACGACTAAAGAGATTTTTGGAAAACGTTCgttaatattgataattaaGCTTCTCGAGGCATAGATCAACAATTATGTACCAATTTCCGTCCCTCTACCCAAAGTAAATGTTAGTCCGTATCCTTCGATGTCCTTGTTAGTCTTTATTGTTACGTACGCACAAGAATAATCGGGATCGGTGTgctataattcaataaaattccgTAAATAACATAACTCGATAATACAAACAATTCTAATAATGTTTTACCTCTTTTTGGAACAAAGAAAACACATTTTAATTTGCTACATATTCAACGATTCACATACCATAGCATCGCTTCCGTCTGCTAACAACGATGTTGGAAATCTAATATCTTTCACATCGATATCCGTGATTGTAATAtccattttttatacaaattttgtttacacgcGTTTAGCCGGTACGTTTGATAACAATTTGCACGAAGCGTTAAACAAGAAATAACGAGTAAAGTTTTCACGAGACTAAAGTATCAGTGGTGTTCCTTTTATCATATTACATAAAGATTCGAGTACATAGGCATTAACTCATCAACGCTGTATGGAATTTGATACGCGTCCGtaaaaaacaaatgtattattaGATAACGTAAATTTATCGATACGAGCAATTACTGAACATCTTTATTGGGGACATAGTAAAGATGCAGTATTTTGCCTCTTTgttgtttttcatttctaaattgGATCTAAAGGGGATAGTagagtttcatttaattatccAGAAGTTTGAAAATCTTATTCtaaattacgattttcttttgttaacaaataaagaaacttcTAGAAGCTACTAAATTCAGCTAGCGGATCTGTCGGCCAAAGAGGAGAGGTGTACTCGATAATTGTCAATCTTcgtttatttgtacatatatacatccaatgtaacattaattttcgttaattctATACCCTTGCAATGTCATAAAAGAAGCAACTGGAAACGACTGGAAATTTCCTTCTTGGCCCTCTGGCTCTGGTCAATATAGTTAGACACGGTACAACACAGTGACCCGTAGCTGATCGgtcgtttctattttatcttcTACTTCATTCTTCTTcacgtttattaatttctattgttCCGTGTTCTAGTGTTCTATTGTTTTATTCATCCGTTCGTGAAAAATTTAGATCAGATATTCGAAACTATCGTGTGACGTGTTTACCGCGTCTTAATTATATCCGTTTCTTTACCGGCAGCCGGCGGAACAGTACAGTTACGCAGCTACATGTCAAACCGATTGCGAACACGTGCCAAAATTATTTGTGTCGTTAATTACGACTCGTAATTGACTAAAAAGTTTGCTCACGATGGTACGTTTAGACGAAGACACGTCAGatccatttgaaataattgtggGAACATACGAGCAATACTTACTTGGCTACAAAGTCAATAATATCGTTAACGTAAGTGCGGAATGTTCTAGTTGGTATTTTGTAGATCAGGTTTCTTGccatattttcgtttattttttcattcgataaCTTTACTTATGTCAGAAAgcgaaaatgaaacgtaagGGCAAAAAAGTTGAAACAAGGTTCCCCGCGTAAAGTTGTTTTACATTCTAACCTAAAAACgtgctttttaattttcaggaATACAAAGTGGACAGGACCTTCGCGACGCATAGCCATGTCGCCAGTGTACGTAGTATCGCGactaataaacattatttggCTTCAGGTGGAGCAGACGATTCCATCTGTTTATACGATATGCGTTACAGAACGGAGTCTGGTAAATTAGTCCATCACAATGGTAAGTACAAACTTTCACATTtatctgtatattttatttgtaatacagTGAACCATACTTTTCATACAGATACCGTAAATTGCATTACGTTTACTCCAGATGCATCTCATATGTTTACATGTAGCAACGATGGCACTATAGCTGCCATTCATTGTGGCAATTGGCAAATGGAGAAACATTGGCTAAAACCTCATAAAGGTTTAGCTGTAAATACGTTTGCTATTCATCCTACTGGTAAAATAGCACTGTCCACTGGAGCCGATGGTATACTTAGAACTTGGAACCTAGTAAAAGGGAGACAAGCATACGCCACAAATTTGGTGCCCAGACTAAAGCTAGATGCTCGCAATGTTACCGTTTTAAAATGGAGTCCAAACGGCGAAAAATACTTGTTGGCTGCTAACCAAAGAATAGATGTGTATTCTGTACAATTCGCTGGTATCGACAGCGAAATTCAGTTTGACTCGAAGATTGTATGCGTGGAATTTTTAAGAGACAATTTAATCGCCGTTGGGTTAGAGAATGGTCGGATCAAATTTTACGATCTCGAAAAATCCGTGCAAACTATAGACGCGATAGCGCACGACATTAGAGTTAAATGTATGGCTTTTAAGGACGACTTGTTAGTTACCGCTTCCAGTTCCGGCGAAATTAAAGTTTGGAGAtacaataaacataaattacacATATTACAAAGCGTTAATTGTGGCGCTAGAATCACTTGCTTGACTCTCGCGATGCCATATAAAAATCTTAACTACGACGAAGATGTGAAGtccgaagaggaagaagaagtaatacaggaaaagaaatttcgaCTTCGCCATGAGGTCGTCATCGAAAAAGAAGGTGATTGGGAGGTAACACCGGTCAACGATCCCCGACTATCGATGGgaaagaaatcgaagaaaaaaagacgGATGGAAGAAGTACAGGTCTCAAACGTTCCAGATAAGAAAAAGTCCaaaacaattttgaagaagaagaaacgagaggaaGATGTAGTCGAAACCATcccaaagaaaaagaagaaatcgtCGTACGAGGAAGATACGAATGACAATcctaaaaaaaagagaaagagaagcgCTGTAACTTTAGAAAGCGAGCACAATCAACCCTGTGATAATGTTTCGGAGGCGGATAATGTAATTGTTAAGATaccgaaaaagaaaataaaacgattggAAAGAAACGACGGAGTCCAtcccaaaaagaaaaaaaagaaagcaactCTTAACGAACCTGACGCAATtccgacgaagaagaagaagcattGAAGCTAGACAATTATAACACtgagtaaatttaaaaaattttattctcattctgtataatatttacagatcGTTATTTCTGCTAAAAAATATGATCTAAACGTATTCTAGGTTACACGCTAGTACCTACGAATCAGTCTTAATGTAACTTTACCGCTACAGCTGTAACGTGTACACGGATGATCACCGAAATCAACAAAAGTTTGTTTGAGTTTTTTACGCGCGGCGTTCATTCGCGTAATTTACCACAATATACACTTATGAGGTGGGTTCATGGGACTTCCGACAGGACAGCTCCAAGCAGTCGCAAACTCTTCGTTGTTCGATAGAGTTCCGATCACTCTGAAGTGATTAGGTGCGTGAACTCCTTCCACCAGTTTAGATTTTAGCGCGCCGTTCGTATAATTACCACACCAGAcctgtacaataaatatacataatttcgtttcatcgttTACCTTGTGTCGTTAATATTTGTCATACGAAAGCTTACTTGGGCGAAACCCACGAAGAACAATTGTTCGTGACTATATCCCACGAGACCAGGTAGAACCCGTTCACCGCCATTTCTCGCTTCTAATCGTTTATACGCTCTGTACGCTTCCCGTATGCCGCCATTATCGGCTATGTTTTCTCCCTGCGTGTTAATGCCGTTAATCTAAACAAAAgataagaatgaaaatatttgctcgTCGTGGTATCACATTGATGCCTACCTTGGCACACATGTATATTCGTCTCGTTCCTTATAAGAAACGTAATTACACTCACCGTGAAATTATCGCCCAACTCTGGCAAGTGATAGTTACTGTACTGTTTGATAATACACTCGACTTTCTTGAGGTAATGTTGCAATGTTTCGGCACTCCACCATTGCCTCAAATTCCCGGTCTCGTCGTATCTGCGACCTTAGGAGAAAAAATCATGTAATCGGAAGTCTATGTGAATTATGATTAACCCGCGAAagctttataattttgtattaactATCGACGACTAAAACGTCGAACGGATACCTTGATCGTCGAATCCGTGAGTAAGTTCGTGACCCATAATAGCGCCCATGGCACCGTAGTTTATGGACCTGTACCACGCGTAACGTTAGAAACATTCAATCGGAAGTGTAAACCTTCAAAGAGTTACACCAGGTCGGAGATGTAGAATACTCATAGTTCTTAACCATAATCGTCATATTCATCCTTCGGATGATACAATACAACTCGAAACGAAgactttctattttatatctcGTGAACTGTacaattgataataaaaatgttgtgtGAACAGACGAAAGATATAGTGATTTTGATCAGTATTCAATGAAATCTATGCGTTATTTCGAATCTTCCAACATGGCGTGCGCACGATGGTAACGATTTATACGTACTCTAGCCCGTTGCCATAGAATGGGGGATGCAGAATGCCAGCAGGAAAAGCTGCAAGTCAATAATCTTGTAGCAATAGAACGAGGGGATTCTGTCCAAGTATTTTCAATACTTACTAACTGAGTTTAATATCGCGCTATAAAACGCGTTCACCGCCGTGCCCGTCGATATCCATCGATTTTTGTCTGGTTTCTTCCTCAAGGCATTCAAACTTTTCTTCATACCCGCGTCGGTCAGCTTCAGAAACGAGTCGAATAATCTTCCAGGGACGATATCCATCTGCAACATATAACATTCGTTCGACGTATAGTTCAAAGTTGAAACGAGTGAAAAGTTTACTTGGACAGCTCACCCCttcgtaatatttttccaGCTTCGTGACGTTGGTGATCCAATCGGGAATCCCCACGTAGGGTCTCATGGCTTCCAATTTCCGGTGCGCTCGAGCTCTCGTGCTAGCATCCATCCAGTCTAACTCAGACACCATCTCGTCGAACGCGGCTTTAATATCCAACAGCATCTCCAGTGcctgaaaattgattttaccGAAAAGTTAAATTGGCTCCgacgtcgaaataaaaaagtgaTCAGTTTGACCGTACCTTTTCGCGAGCTCGATCGTTGAAATGCTTCTGCGCGTAAACATAACTGACAGCCATCCCGAAATTCGCGTTCGCGTTCCCAGTGCAGGCTTTCCATCTCGGGGTCTTCTCCTTCAGACCGAGAACCTTTTGCGAGAACTGGAAGCCTAGGTCGCGAAATCGTTGCAACGTTAACGGGGCGATCGTCGAGTAGATGCTCCACCATACGTACCGCCCTGAAACGTTACGAATAAACATTAAGTGCTCTTTAAAGCAGAATTCTTCTagcaattgaaaaaattacacaaaagattatatatatttgaagaCTCGGTATTAAACTTAATAGCCTGGAATTATAAGTACGTTTGTTACAATTATATCTTGATGTAAatctaattgaaaaattcagttaCTCGTGTTATCTAACAGTCTTGTATAACACGAACTAGAAAAATCTGACGACGGTGTTTGCAAAGGCGCTCCTTAAAGAGATGTTTCCTTGTGAGTATCTGTCGATAGATAAGGTTGAAAGGTGTCATTGAACCGCATTGCTTTTATCGCAAGTCGGTTAGCAATCAAAAGATATCGTGCTCGACTAATGCGGTTTTCTCAAAATATTATGATGGATAGATGGTACGTACCCACGGTAGCGGGTGGCGTGATCGCAAGCAGTTCAGGTAATTCCTGTAAATAGCGTAGATCCATTACGATCACACGGTCGAGGCCGGTGTTAATCGTCGCGTTCGTATCGTTGAACACACCTTCTACGTACTTTGTCCAGTTCCACTGGAACAGTAGAAAAAAGAAGTCTTGTTTATTAACATTCGTTAGGCTCGATAGTATCTTCCATTCTATTCTTCCGCTGTATTTACCTGTTGCGCGTGCAAGTCCGTAAGTTGTTGCAATTCGTCGATCGTCACGTCGTGAAAGACATGATTAGCGCTGCGTCTTTGCTCCGGTGTCGCCATAATCTGCATAATagcgtgaaaaatatttgacactcGTCTGAAATActtgtatacatatttgtacaGAGCGAGACATTCAAATAGGAACACCCAAGTATCCCAGTATTTTCTGACCGTACGAAAGAACTTTTTAAGACAAAGGGACAAGCTACATCGAGAGACTGCATCAAGACTGAAATTAGTGTAGCGTGCCTTTGTCGTAAAGAGTTTTCTCGTACGACTGTAAAGAGGTGTCCCCGTTTAAATGTCCCATTCTGAATATGTGTGTACATACCTATGTACGCGTGCACAAAAGTCGAGCGTACCGCGGACGATTACCCACCTTAGCGATTTTCGTACTAAAATCCAATATTTCAGTGGCAAAGCTGAGACTTTTGTTCCCGGCGCCAGCCAGCTCGACCATGGCTTTGATGTACTTCTTGTACTCGCTCAATTCCGATCGGAAACGTTGCGGATCGAGAAGATAGCGCTCGCTGAATCCAGGAGACGCTTGTTCCATCTACAAGAACGATAATATTTCCGGATCCGCGCGATAGAGATTTAATCTGACGTATTTGACGATCTACCATCATCCTGTTCCTCGACGTGTCGCGAACATCCTCGCTGATgtagaattttagaaacagATCCAAGCCCAGGACTCTTTGCGTCTTTCCAGCGATCTCCGATGGATCCAGAGGCGACGCGTTGCTTCGCGATGGTGGATCTTCTGGCAAACCGAGTCTGGCCAAGGTATCGTGGACCGGTTTCAATCCCAATGCTTCGACGCTTGCTGAAAAAAATCGAGATCATTTATTCGATTCTTCTTAAAAGCGATgacacgatattttaatttcgtcgaCGTTTCTTACCAGTGTCCAAGCAAGTTCTGTACAAAGCCCTGGCCATCTTGACCGGTTTCGGATCGTCCTCGTTGTCGGGCTCCTCGAGCAGGATCCTTAGATTCTTCAGGAGCTCCTCTCTTAGAAGGCTCAATTGGTCCCAGGAAGTTTGGCTCTGGGGTATGGGGTTCTTCGTGATCCAACCGCCGCAGGcgaatttgtaaaaatcatCGCAAGGATCTACGGACCTGT
It contains:
- the LOC128873299 gene encoding mitochondrial enolase superfamily member 1-like, which gives rise to MDITITDIDVKDIRFPTSLLADGSDAMHTDPDYSCAYVTIKTNKDIEGYGLTFTLGRGTEIVVQACRSMSYLVQGQNVNNIFENFGSFWRRLTSESQLRWIGPEKGVTHLATAAIINALWDLWARIENKPVWKLLVDLTPEQLVSAIDFRYITDVITKEEALQMLKDNEGGKAEREKFLQKNGYPAYTTQVGWLGYSDEKVKSLCKKFLDLGFTSFKAKVGQNLKDDIKRCQLIRDMIGYENKLMLDANQIWDVDESIEWVKQLLKFKPTWIEEPTSPDDVLGHAKIANELKPYGVGVATGEMCANRVMFKQLLQAKAISYCQIDSARIGGINEILAVYFMAKKMRVPVCPHAGGVGLCEMVQHLQMWDFISLNTSTENRVIEFVDQQHEHFEHPVRVLNACYMPPTAPGYSTKFKDDCLEQYTYPNGEQWKYMYEKGLFQRPSV
- the LOC128873297 gene encoding p21-activated protein kinase-interacting protein 1-like isoform X1, with translation MVRLDEDTSDPFEIIVGTYEQYLLGYKVNNIVNEYKVDRTFATHSHVASVRSIATNKHYLASGGADDSICLYDMRYRTESGKLVHHNDTVNCITFTPDASHMFTCSNDGTIAAIHCGNWQMEKHWLKPHKGLAVNTFAIHPTGKIALSTGADGILRTWNLVKGRQAYATNLVPRLKLDARNVTVLKWSPNGEKYLLAANQRIDVYSVQFAGIDSEIQFDSKIVCVEFLRDNLIAVGLENGRIKFYDLEKSVQTIDAIAHDIRVKCMAFKDDLLVTASSSGEIKVWRYNKHKLHILQSVNCGARITCLTLAMPYKNLNYDEDVKSEEEEEVIQEKKFRLRHEVVIEKEGDWEVTPVNDPRLSMGKKSKKKRRMEEVQVSNVPDKKKSKTILKKKKREEDVVETIPKKKKKSSYEEDTNDNPKKKRKRSAVTLESEHNQPCDNVSEADNVIVKIPKKKIKRLERNDGVHPKKKKKKATLNEPDAIPTKKKKH
- the LOC128873297 gene encoding p21-activated protein kinase-interacting protein 1-like isoform X2, whose protein sequence is MVRLDEDTSDPFEIIVGTYEQYLLGYKVNNIVNEYKVDRTFATHSHVASVRSIATNKHYLASGGADDSICLYDMRYRTESGKLVHHNDASHMFTCSNDGTIAAIHCGNWQMEKHWLKPHKGLAVNTFAIHPTGKIALSTGADGILRTWNLVKGRQAYATNLVPRLKLDARNVTVLKWSPNGEKYLLAANQRIDVYSVQFAGIDSEIQFDSKIVCVEFLRDNLIAVGLENGRIKFYDLEKSVQTIDAIAHDIRVKCMAFKDDLLVTASSSGEIKVWRYNKHKLHILQSVNCGARITCLTLAMPYKNLNYDEDVKSEEEEEVIQEKKFRLRHEVVIEKEGDWEVTPVNDPRLSMGKKSKKKRRMEEVQVSNVPDKKKSKTILKKKKREEDVVETIPKKKKKSSYEEDTNDNPKKKRKRSAVTLESEHNQPCDNVSEADNVIVKIPKKKIKRLERNDGVHPKKKKKKATLNEPDAIPTKKKKH
- the LOC128873296 gene encoding neprilysin-4-like isoform X2 — encoded protein: MRYKVTDPEDYGRNEPEETRENSMVSRQQVRREGKELGGKETKLVIIVGLLTVTVVALVVTLTLQIAVFRREEYKEMCQSEECVKTAARIIEAMNRSVDPCDDFYKFACGGWITKNPIPQSQTSWDQLSLLREELLKNLRILLEEPDNEDDPKPVKMARALYRTCLDTASVEALGLKPVHDTLARLGLPEDPPSRSNASPLDPSEIAGKTQRVLGLDLFLKFYISEDVRDTSRNRMMMEQASPGFSERYLLDPQRFRSELSEYKKYIKAMVELAGAGNKSLSFATEILDFSTKIAKIMATPEQRRSANHVFHDVTIDELQQLTDLHAQQWNWTKYVEGVFNDTNATINTGLDRVIVMDLRYLQELPELLAITPPATVGRYVWWSIYSTIAPLTLQRFRDLGFQFSQKVLGLKEKTPRWKACTGNANANFGMAVSYVYAQKHFNDRAREKALEMLLDIKAAFDEMVSELDWMDASTRARAHRKLEAMRPYVGIPDWITNVTKLEKYYEGMDIVPGRLFDSFLKLTDAGMKKSLNALRKKPDKNRWISTGTAVNAFYSAILNSVTFPAGILHPPFYGNGLESINYGAMGAIMGHELTHGFDDQGRRYDETGNLRQWWSAETLQHYLKKVECIIKQYSNYHLPELGDNFTINGINTQGENIADNGGIREAYRAYKRLEARNGGERVLPGLVGYSHEQLFFVGFAQVWCGNYTNGALKSKLVEGVHAPNHFRVIGTLSNNEEFATAWSCPVGSPMNPPHKCILW
- the LOC128873296 gene encoding neprilysin-4-like isoform X1; translated protein: MPRDRGQDIGREENNAEVTDPEDYGRNEPEETRENSMVSRQQVRREGKELGGKETKLVIIVGLLTVTVVALVVTLTLQIAVFRREEYKEMCQSEECVKTAARIIEAMNRSVDPCDDFYKFACGGWITKNPIPQSQTSWDQLSLLREELLKNLRILLEEPDNEDDPKPVKMARALYRTCLDTASVEALGLKPVHDTLARLGLPEDPPSRSNASPLDPSEIAGKTQRVLGLDLFLKFYISEDVRDTSRNRMMMEQASPGFSERYLLDPQRFRSELSEYKKYIKAMVELAGAGNKSLSFATEILDFSTKIAKIMATPEQRRSANHVFHDVTIDELQQLTDLHAQQWNWTKYVEGVFNDTNATINTGLDRVIVMDLRYLQELPELLAITPPATVGRYVWWSIYSTIAPLTLQRFRDLGFQFSQKVLGLKEKTPRWKACTGNANANFGMAVSYVYAQKHFNDRAREKALEMLLDIKAAFDEMVSELDWMDASTRARAHRKLEAMRPYVGIPDWITNVTKLEKYYEGMDIVPGRLFDSFLKLTDAGMKKSLNALRKKPDKNRWISTGTAVNAFYSAILNSVTFPAGILHPPFYGNGLESINYGAMGAIMGHELTHGFDDQGRRYDETGNLRQWWSAETLQHYLKKVECIIKQYSNYHLPELGDNFTINGINTQGENIADNGGIREAYRAYKRLEARNGGERVLPGLVGYSHEQLFFVGFAQVWCGNYTNGALKSKLVEGVHAPNHFRVIGTLSNNEEFATAWSCPVGSPMNPPHKCILW